A single Hylaeus volcanicus isolate JK05 unplaced genomic scaffold, UHH_iyHylVolc1.0_haploid 12221, whole genome shotgun sequence DNA region contains:
- the LOC128883328 gene encoding uncharacterized protein LOC128883328, with the protein MDYLTKIITNEQGAKEDPFIDIKLATCSGALHPFCQSSEKSKFVSLNDEESNPLSSEHMKLSPIASFDFESILLKKKSKSTSQSFIHPTIYGSTYVTSPFMRTETPMSPFQTSYKELNLNDYCFFDVKNPSESFRKDPTITIPCLVDVSHVNTLKDSQSNGIVTLLTPERHRTMRGTTCTKEEHGLAKCIEGNPKALIPFTVRPRIWNKNHMDASVDPPSLSHYEKISPFPTNFWLPSDMTTNTPPLTLYSTNMEANWIMSSKKKNWCGSTCQFESESFQSPQKQCQQDKSSATEHLKKKEVFIKNPSLENNIPTKLNSFSDQTNFQTFHEKKNLANLQPFNFWCNTQEESHVNFNCITPKNSQHVLNQLNKSRTQSPLCGISSFKRGSNETPWKTSTNPEHPHTHFETSPVAEEILKEEPNEIKDFSGTYPESNASFPKLNSPRTPGETLFNDITKPTHTLNTPSNKSLMKKGFQWDEPSFTPTSPLTQLTNNECHTQNVIHPTLTSSVPMETSSQIESHVTPGPTVPLQEAAYKLQKSSKESLNVSNTFQKTFQYDVFSPNRTNTNTCFSKSKKKNKKKMKPNVMESVLHSESQQASHARCQSASGCHFQNSMLAQVSHESLPYAMAECYGETMPCNASASSSGEYLSTEAFQYKMLHSCQPDDGPLFNSYVGDHLSPRINILKQLTGHDVPSTIHKSEKYDGVEAQNLQISLLFPPQSPQCSHVTPRCVKKESSKSNEVDFKNVSSDETVVEEYDHQRNVTGQLKEPFIPSSTLLKAPSLSHDFLSQSFSSFNESSLQHTLASTLHTCHPTQPITRCANNRSFPQLPSTDASSQKILNGHFPKSYICEPLDPQMCNGPYYNKQEKSNMARKPYCIIPEQHTIHSTNMAPMENAATLVSPMEVSGISPTASIPKDRVPVDTTSQFLKDWMDPTRPSYGSTKPFEDSSEMRSSFQRTKKFIQPAYFPTASSLLYKPCLSEDLLQKFQTITHLEPEYKKFLKNIPRKSKEAFTPSDFAAFRTCHPHYSKNCFILMQNGYDIRLGEIGRAALKKEISRRLKNDSKLREKCVSVVCRLKNANVLQLLQMAEISGCLALGLKISSMYWKEYSRKQRPSMSIKEYTELCTTDSGHLYNEQIHWNAPADERDRQVNDNTMYGHYTPLSSRLKESSCYSMKRYLDYNHPNFSSPLKRHEAFLMDTTNYASLKDNNYVLDHYLSGNFKTHTLHLPEKQVILDSSKNDTTSCCFPILPTPCKKFYYDTLSSGTTFLSPDGYQPLSHSTPAGQEAALFEKDFISSLSYPTHHFIDKCYEGNQSLIFGTCDDENTSNNDLQNISSQSKAQFCTKPEYYLTEESSYQQEKYLKTENYLNTMSWETCKKSTCDEANTYFSLRHPSCYDGDQPTLFSNEGSTLKNSSPTDTLEGYSFNLNMLSFSSADVRPPDLTTQSNVDTDNICVKKRRRASLNDHVDTIVTSKQNNYFKQGRSFQKRHCDSMVLHDMSGETTLLMTPYRTHVAMVDDNSQIFENRYTIPPKNSQGMCSLESDSVSQQTPRLNGSTSVSGTSVERFPESSNHTNDAHRSSTGGVPDDSNHSTHNSTSEHDTKSTKDSPGLSMENSPNVLDFQITDSKESLSSKPLALLSRMMLPSNKQEPSIVCQNNAQSFTNLSNSTTRTFEKHTQQYSSLMSSSRQTSTLLSSQDTPCEMTPEYFLSSPVPSVS; encoded by the exons ATGGATTATTTAaccaaaattattacaaatgaaCAAGGTGCTAAAGAGGATCCCTTTATTGATATAAAGTTGGCAACATGCTCGGGTGCATTGCATCCTTTCTGTCAAAGTAGTGAAAAGTCGAAATTCGTATCACTCAACGATGAGGAATCAAATCCATTGTCGAGTGAACACATGAAATTATCTCCAATTGCGTCATTCGACTTTGAAAGTAttctgttaaagaaaaaatccaAATCCACATCCCAGTCATTCATTCACCCTACAATTTATGGATCAACATATGTGACAAGTCCTTTTATGCGTACGGAAACCCCCATGTCACCTTTCCAAACATCATACAAAGAACTAAATTTGAatgattattgtttttttgaCGTAAAAAACCCATCTGAATCGTTTCGTAAAGATCCCACAATAACTATACCATGCCTTGTGGATGTTTCTCATGTGAATACTTTGAAAGACTCACAGAGTAACGGAATTGTTACTTTGTTGACACCTGAGCGACACCGAACTATGAGAGGAACCACCTGTACGAAAGAAGAACACGGTTTAGCTAAGTGTATTGAAGGAAACCCAAAAGCACTTATTCCATTCACTGTTCGACCTCGTATatggaataaaaatcataTGGACGCTTCTGTGGACCCTCCTTCACTTTCCCATTATGAGAAAATATCTCCTTTTCCAACAAATTTTTGGCTTCCCTCTGATATGACAACGAATACACCACCGTTAACGCTATATTCGACAAACATGGAAGCTAATTGGATCATGTCCTCTAAGAAGAAAAACTGGTGTGGATCAACTTGTCAATTTGAGTCGGAGTCATTCCAAAGTCCTCAAAAGCAGTGTCAGCAAGACAAAAGCAGTGCAAcggaacatttaaaaaagaaagaagttttcattaaaaatcctTCGTTAGAAAATAACATTCCAACAAAGTTGAATTCTTTTTCAgaccaaacaaattttcaaacgtttcatgaaaagaaaaatcttgcTAATCTTCaaccatttaatttttggtgCAATACACAAGAAGAGTCCCATGTTAATTTTAACTGCATAACTCCTAAAAATAGTCAACATGTTTTGAAtcaattaaacaaaagtaGAACTCAAAGTCCCTTGTGTGGTATAAGTTCATTTAAGCGTGGTTCTAATGAGACACCGTGGAAAACGTCTACGAATCCTGAACATCCACACACACACTTTGAAACATCGCCTGTGGCAGAAGAGATTTTGAAAGAAGAGCCAAACGAGATTAAAGATTTTTCAGGCACGTATCCTGAATCAAACGCGTCGTTTCCGAAATTGAATTCCCCAAGAACGCCCGgagaaacattatttaatgaCATTACAAAGCCAACACATACGTTGAACACGCCTTCCAATAAGTCTCTAATGAAAAAAGGATTCCAATGGGATGAACCAAGCTTTACTCCAACATCTCCTTTAACTCAACTAACAAACAATGAGTGTCATACACAAAATGTCATTCATCCGACACTAACGTCAAGCGTCCCCATGGAAACCTCGTCACAAATAGAGTCACATGTCACTCCTGGACCAACCGTTCCTTTACAAGAAGCAGCTTATAAATTACAGAAGAGTTCTAAAGAGTCTCTGAATGTGTCgaatacttttcaaaaaacttttcaataCGACGTCTTTTCCCCGAATCGTACTAACACTAACACATGTTTCTCAAAATCA aagaagaaaaataaaaaaaaaatgaagcctAATGTTATGGAAAGTGTTCTTCATTCTGAAAGTCAACAAGCATCACACGCAAGGTGTCAAAGTGCAAGCGGTTGCCATTTCCAAAATAGCATGTTAGCTCAAGTGTCTCATGAATCGCTTCCTTACGCAATGGCAGAATGCTATGGTGAAACCATGCCATGTAATGCTTCCGCTAGTAGTAGTGGTGAGTATCTCTCTACTGAAGCATTCCAATACAAAATGTTGCATTCGTGTCAACCTGATGACGGTCCACTATTCAATTCATACGTTGGAGATCATTTGTCTCCACGgatcaacattttgaaacaattgaCTGGTCATGACGTTCCATCAACGATTCATAAAAGCGAAAAGTATGATGGTGTGGAAGCACAAAATCTGCAAATCAGCTTACTCTTTCCACCTCAATCACCCCAGTGTTCTCATGTGACTCCACGCTGTGTGAAAAAAGAATCTTCCAAATCCAATGAGGTTGATTTCAAAAATGTCTCTTCGGATGAGacg GTTGTTGAAGAATACGACCACCAACGTAACGTAACTGGTCAATTGAAAGAACCATTCATACCAAGTAGTACCTTGTTAAAAGCACCATCTTTATCGCACGACTTTTTATCTCAatcattttcatcttttaatGAATCGTCGTTGCAACACACATTAGCTTCTACACTTCACACATGTCATCCCACACAGCCCATTACAAGGTGCGCCAATAATCGATCATTTCCCCAGTTGCCATCTACTGACGCTAGTTCACAAAAGATTTTGAATGGTCATTTTCCAAAATCTTATATTTGCGAACCCTTGGATCCACAAATGTGCAATGGACCATATTATAACAAGCAAGAAAAATCAAACATGGCGAGAAAACCTTATTGCATTATTCCAGAGCAGCATACGATTCATTCCACAAACATGGCACCGATGGAAAATGCAGCGACATTAGTGTCACCCATGGaggtttctggaatatctccaaCGGCATCCATTCCCAAAGACCGTGTACCGGTGGACACAACAAGTCAATTTTTGAAGGATTGGATGGATCCAACAAGACCTTCGTACGGCAGCACCAAGCCTTTTGAAGACTCCTCTGAGATGAGGTCATCTTTTcagagaacaaaaaaattcatacaaccGGCTTATTTTCCAACAGCTTCTTCTTTACTTTATAAACCATGCCTTTCAGAAgatttattacagaaatttcaaaCTATAACTCATCTTGAACCCGAGTACaagaagtttttaaaaaatattcctagaAAATCCAAAGAGGCGTTTACGCCATCCGACTTTGCAGCATTTCGCACATGTCATCCACACTATTCAA aaaattgttttattttaatgcaaaATGGATACGATATTCGGTTAGGTGAAATAGGTCGTGCTgctttaaaaaaggaaatttctagacggttgaaaaatgattctaaATTAAGAGAAAA ATGCGTTTCAGTTGTATGTCGATTGAAAAATGCGAATGTTTTACAACTGTTACAAATGGCAGAAATATCAGGCTGTTTAGCTTtg GGTTTAAAGATATCTAGTATGTATTGGAAAgaatattcaagaaaacaAAGACCCTCCATGTCGATTAAAGAATATACAGAGCTTTGTACAACCGACTCAGGGCATTTATACAATGAACAAATTCATTGGAATGCTCCAG CTGACGAGAGGGATAGGCAAGTCAACGATAACACAATGTACGGACATTATACCCCTTTGTCGTCTAGATTGAAGGAGTCATCTTGTTATAGTATGAAAAGGTATTTAGATTATAATCATCCGAATTTCTCTTCTCCACTTAAACGTCATGAAGCATTTTTAATGGACACAACAAATTATGCTTCCTTGAAAGATAACAATTATGTTTTGGATCATTATCTCAGTGGAAATTTCAAAACGCACACTTTGCATTTACCCGAAAAACAAGTCATATTGGACTCTTCTAAAAATGATACGACTTCGTGTTGTTTTCCAATACTACCGACTCCTTGCAAAAAATTCTACTATGATACGTTATCGTCAGGGACGACATTCTTAAGTCCAGATGGTTATCAACCACTTTCACATTCTACTCCAGCTGGACAAGAAGCTGCACTTTTTGAGAAGGATTTTATATCTTCCTTATCTTATCCAAcacatcattttattgacaagTGTTATGAAGGAAACCAAAGCCTTATTTTTGGTACTTGTGATGATGAAAACACCAGTAACAACGACTTGCAAAACATTTCTTCTCAATCAAAGGCACAATTTTGTACTAAacctgaatattatttaacagaaGAATCTTCTTATCAGcaagagaaatatttgaaaactgaGAATTATCTAAACACAATGTCATGGGAGACTTGTAAAAAGTCTACATGTGACGAGGCTAACACATACTTTTCGTTACGACATCCCTCTTGTTATGATGGAGATCAACCAACTCTGTTTTCAAATGAGGGCTCCACACTAAAAAATTCATCACCAACTGATACTTTAGAGGGGTATTCTTTTAATCTCAACATGCTGTCTTTCTCGTCTGCTGATGTCAGACCACCTGATTTAACCACTCAATCTAACGTCGACACAGATAACATATGTGTTAAAAAACGTAGACGCGCTTCCCTTAATGATCATGTCGATACTATTGTCAcatcaaaacaaaataactattttaaaCAAGGAAGAAGTTTTCAAAAAAGACATTGTGATTCAATGGTCTTACATGATATGAGTGGTGAAACGACACTCTTAATGACTCCTTATAGAACGCATGTGGCAATGGTAGATGATAATTCACAGATCTTTGAAAACCGTTATACAATCCCCCCTAAAAATTCACAAGGAATGTGTAGTTTAGAAAGTGACTCTGTATCTCAACAAACTCCTCGATTGAATGGATCAACAAGTGTGTCTGGAACATCCGTCGAACGATTCCCAGAAAGTTCAAACCATACTAATGACGCACATAGATCATCTACAGGGGGTGTACCGGATGATTCAAACCATTCGACGCACAATTCAACATCGGAACATGATACAAAATCAACGAAAG ATTCTCCCGGTTTATCCATGGAAAACAGTCCTAATGTTTTAGATTTTCAAATCACAGATTCAAAAGAAAGCCTTTCTTCTAAGCCTCTTGCTCTTTTATCACGTATGATGTTGCCATCAAATAAGCAGGAGCCTTCCATTGTGTGTCAAAATAACGCGCAATCTTTCACTAATTTGTCGAACTCCACAACCCGTACTTTCGAGAAGCATACACAACAATATTCTTCGCTTATGTCTTCCTCTCGACAAACATCCACTCTTTTATCTTCTCAAGATACTCCTTGTGAGATGACAccagaatattttctttcatctcCCGTTCCTTCAGTGTCataa